The following proteins are encoded in a genomic region of Spirosoma sp. SC4-14:
- the coxB gene encoding cytochrome c oxidase subunit II translates to MTHLLRIPSIFSPASYEADEINSLTIYFIVAAMAILLAVIGLLIYVVVKFRGKPGDEEPRQFTGNRTVELFMIGIPTLLVGVFFYLTIRTMKRILPASGNRKPDVVITGHQFWWEARYSGTQAIVANEIHLPVGRKVLLHLNSDDVIHDWWVPALGSKMDAIPGRTNHLWLTIREPGIYEGACSEFCGAQHAWMRIRVVAQPESEYQQWLQERQQNAVKPTQTSAIAGADFFNRQTCGSCHRIRGTTANGDVGPDLTHFASRKTMLSGMMPNTRENLRKWLSDPQSIKPGSRMPRFIYPKDSINVLVDYLSTLQ, encoded by the coding sequence ATGACTCATCTGCTACGCATACCGTCAATATTTTCGCCCGCTTCGTATGAGGCTGATGAAATTAATTCGTTAACGATCTATTTTATCGTAGCGGCAATGGCGATTCTGTTGGCAGTAATCGGACTGTTGATCTATGTTGTCGTTAAATTTCGAGGGAAACCCGGCGATGAAGAGCCCCGTCAGTTTACGGGCAATCGAACGGTAGAGCTTTTTATGATTGGAATTCCGACGCTGTTGGTTGGGGTATTTTTTTACCTGACCATTCGGACCATGAAACGCATTCTGCCAGCATCCGGCAACCGTAAACCCGATGTTGTAATTACGGGGCATCAGTTCTGGTGGGAGGCTCGCTATTCTGGCACTCAGGCTATTGTTGCCAATGAAATTCATCTGCCTGTTGGTCGGAAAGTGCTGTTACATCTGAATTCCGACGATGTGATTCACGACTGGTGGGTTCCGGCGCTGGGATCGAAAATGGATGCTATTCCTGGTCGAACCAATCACCTTTGGCTAACCATTCGGGAGCCGGGTATTTACGAAGGAGCCTGTAGTGAATTTTGCGGTGCCCAGCATGCCTGGATGCGCATTCGAGTGGTGGCGCAGCCAGAATCCGAATATCAGCAGTGGCTTCAAGAACGCCAGCAGAACGCAGTGAAACCAACCCAGACGTCGGCCATTGCAGGAGCCGATTTTTTTAACCGGCAAACCTGCGGAAGCTGCCACCGTATTCGTGGCACAACTGCCAATGGCGATGTTGGACCCGACCTGACGCATTTTGCCAGTCGTAAAACCATGCTGTCGGGTATGATGCCCAACACCCGCGAAAATCTGCGAAAATGGCTCAGTGATCCACAATCGATTAAGCCCGGTTCGCGGATGCCCCGGTTTATCTATCCTAAAGACAGCATTAATGTATTGGTAGACTATTTATCGACGCTTCAATGA
- the ctaD gene encoding cytochrome c oxidase subunit I, producing the protein MITNVRLPEPQTPLPGADVSSNQGLLQWLSSVDHKQIGILYLLMALFYLLVGGAFAVLMRVQLLIPENHFLSPDAYNQLFTMHGTTMIFFVLTPAILGFSVYMTPLMIGANDMAFPRLNAFGFWIAFFGGLLLYFSFLAGGAPNTGWFNYAPLNLPQYSSTSGVDYYCIGLLLTGIGTVSTAANLIVTIIRLRTAGMTYKHLPVFVWMVLVNSFLILAAFPSLNAALAMLLIDRQLDGHFFDTASGGSALLWQHLFWLFGHPEVYIVVLPPFGILSEVFQVFSRKPIFGYAFVVGSGIAIALLAFGVWAHHMFATGMGNTVNGFFAASSMLIGIPTGVKIFNWLGTMYGGSLRFTTAMLFATAFLVEFTIGGLSGVSFAIVPIDWQLTDSYYVVAHLHYVFLGGSLFGLFAGLFYWFPKITGRMVNEKLGNWFFWLFTIGFNLTFFVQHILGAIGMPRRVHTYPNLPAYDVLNLISSLGAFLMGGSMLLFMYALYAALKRGRVAPNNPWDGYTLEWLTTSPPPLRNFDRVPPIVSFRPLHDLNHTDIGDHQKTDDEKYGTKDHDETGGGH; encoded by the coding sequence ATGATTACAAATGTGCGACTTCCCGAACCACAGACTCCGCTGCCCGGTGCCGATGTGAGTAGCAATCAGGGATTGTTGCAGTGGCTGTCGTCGGTCGATCATAAGCAGATTGGTATCCTGTATCTGCTCATGGCCCTGTTTTACCTGCTGGTTGGTGGGGCCTTTGCAGTGCTGATGCGAGTGCAGCTACTGATACCCGAAAATCATTTTCTGAGCCCTGATGCCTACAATCAGCTCTTTACGATGCACGGAACTACCATGATTTTTTTCGTGCTGACTCCGGCTATTCTAGGCTTTTCGGTCTATATGACTCCTTTAATGATTGGGGCTAACGACATGGCATTTCCCCGGCTCAATGCATTCGGTTTCTGGATTGCCTTTTTTGGGGGGCTGCTACTGTATTTTAGTTTTCTGGCGGGCGGGGCTCCCAATACTGGTTGGTTCAACTACGCTCCGCTCAATCTGCCGCAATATTCGTCAACTTCCGGCGTCGATTACTACTGCATTGGTTTATTGCTTACCGGGATTGGTACCGTAAGTACGGCTGCGAACCTGATTGTGACCATTATTCGGTTGCGAACGGCCGGAATGACCTACAAACACCTGCCTGTTTTTGTCTGGATGGTGCTGGTCAATAGCTTTCTGATTCTGGCTGCATTCCCATCGCTAAATGCGGCTCTGGCTATGTTGCTGATTGACCGCCAACTGGATGGACATTTTTTCGATACGGCCAGTGGAGGTTCGGCGTTACTCTGGCAGCACCTGTTCTGGCTCTTTGGGCACCCTGAAGTCTATATTGTGGTGTTACCACCCTTTGGCATTCTTTCTGAAGTCTTTCAGGTGTTTTCGCGAAAGCCCATTTTCGGCTATGCATTTGTGGTAGGGTCGGGGATTGCCATTGCCTTGCTGGCCTTTGGCGTATGGGCGCACCATATGTTTGCTACTGGTATGGGCAATACTGTCAATGGCTTTTTTGCGGCCAGCAGTATGCTCATCGGTATTCCAACAGGCGTTAAAATTTTCAACTGGCTGGGTACTATGTACGGAGGGTCGCTCCGGTTCACAACGGCCATGCTGTTTGCTACGGCCTTTCTGGTTGAGTTTACTATTGGCGGGTTAAGCGGAGTTTCCTTCGCCATTGTGCCCATCGACTGGCAACTGACCGATTCATACTATGTAGTAGCGCATCTGCACTATGTTTTTCTGGGCGGTAGTTTGTTTGGGCTATTTGCCGGGCTATTCTATTGGTTTCCTAAAATTACCGGGCGCATGGTAAACGAAAAGCTGGGGAACTGGTTTTTCTGGCTCTTTACCATTGGGTTTAACCTCACGTTTTTTGTGCAGCATATTCTGGGCGCTATTGGTATGCCCCGGCGGGTGCATACATACCCCAATCTGCCTGCCTATGATGTGCTGAACCTGATTTCGAGTTTGGGCGCTTTTCTGATGGGTGGGTCGATGCTGCTATTTATGTATGCCCTATACGCAGCACTGAAACGCGGTCGGGTTGCGCCCAACAACCCCTGGGATGGCTACACGCTGGAGTGGCTGACAACTTCACCACCTCCATTGAGGAATTTCGACAGGGTACCGCCCATAGTAAGTTTTCGCCCGTTGCACGATCTGAATCATACAGACATTGGCGATCATCAAAAAACAGACGACGAAAAATATGGAACCAAAGATCATGATGAAACTGGTGGTGGGCACTGA
- a CDS encoding heme-copper oxidase subunit III encodes MEPKIMMKLVVGTEAIFFLSLMMGFVYFAYYPGFRPQSVEQLELPATAAFTALLLLSSFTFWRAEVNFKQGRPNGLKGWLLATLVLGTVFLVGQIREYSHLLSSQLTISKGTFATGFFTLTGFHGLHVLVGLIILSVVLYLAWLGDFDKPQSSVISTVGIYWHFVDVVWVVVFTLVYVLPTLINIAGHESTP; translated from the coding sequence ATGGAACCAAAGATCATGATGAAACTGGTGGTGGGCACTGAAGCCATCTTTTTTCTGTCGCTGATGATGGGCTTCGTGTATTTTGCCTATTATCCGGGCTTTCGACCGCAATCGGTTGAGCAACTGGAACTGCCAGCAACGGCGGCTTTTACGGCATTGCTTCTGTTGAGCAGTTTTACTTTCTGGCGGGCCGAAGTCAATTTTAAGCAGGGACGCCCGAATGGGCTAAAAGGCTGGTTGCTGGCTACGCTAGTGCTGGGTACTGTTTTTCTAGTCGGGCAGATTCGGGAATATAGTCATCTGCTATCCAGTCAACTCACCATCAGTAAAGGAACTTTTGCGACCGGTTTTTTCACGCTGACGGGCTTTCATGGTCTGCACGTGCTTGTGGGGCTAATTATTTTAAGTGTTGTGCTGTATCTGGCATGGCTGGGCGATTTCGACAAACCGCAGTCGTCTGTCATCAGTACGGTAGGTATTTACTGGCATTTTGTGGATGTAGTTTGGGTGGTAGTATTCACGCTGGTGTATGTATTGCCAACCCTAATAAACATAGCTGGTCATGAATCAACTCCTTAG
- a CDS encoding cytochrome c oxidase assembly protein has protein sequence MNQLLSLWTINWLDLLGLASFGLLYGIISGWKWQPGAGFYVAGLLLVGLAQLSPLHTLGVHYLLSAHMAEHVLLLLVAAPLLILGLPQHPTSKAERIMIRVSAFFRVWSWLGWLAGVGLMWFWHIPAVYDATMAHDFSTTYGDIAAIPLCQTAGTSAGSLANLAHVLHPVSLILAGFCFVWPILGPFGQQRLHPLTGVVYLFTACAACSLLGMLITFAPVGLYQTYEGADYYGLVRLIRHNWGIDAVTDQQIAGLLMWVPGCLVYLTGAMYLLFGWLTTEQKHTDHIQLLLTKNL, from the coding sequence ATGAATCAACTCCTTAGCCTCTGGACAATTAACTGGCTCGATCTGCTGGGGCTGGCCAGTTTTGGGTTGCTCTATGGCATTATATCGGGCTGGAAATGGCAGCCTGGGGCTGGCTTCTATGTTGCTGGCCTGTTGCTTGTCGGACTGGCGCAACTGTCGCCATTGCATACATTGGGCGTTCATTATCTGCTTAGTGCGCACATGGCCGAACACGTTCTGTTGCTGCTGGTAGCGGCTCCATTACTCATACTCGGATTGCCCCAGCATCCAACTTCCAAAGCCGAACGGATAATGATTCGGGTATCGGCTTTTTTTCGGGTATGGTCCTGGCTTGGCTGGCTGGCGGGCGTTGGCCTGATGTGGTTCTGGCATATTCCGGCCGTGTATGACGCTACGATGGCCCACGATTTCTCGACCACCTATGGCGATATAGCCGCTATTCCGCTTTGCCAGACTGCCGGTACGTCGGCGGGGTCGCTGGCCAATCTGGCCCACGTCTTGCATCCTGTCAGCCTGATTCTGGCGGGCTTCTGTTTTGTTTGGCCAATTCTCGGACCATTCGGCCAGCAACGGCTTCATCCATTAACAGGGGTCGTTTATTTGTTCACTGCCTGTGCGGCCTGTTCGTTGCTGGGGATGCTAATCACGTTTGCCCCCGTTGGGTTATATCAGACCTACGAGGGGGCTGACTACTACGGACTGGTAAGATTGATTCGCCACAACTGGGGTATTGATGCTGTGACTGATCAGCAGATAGCAGGTTTGTTGATGTGGGTACCGGGCTGTCTGGTTTATCTGACCGGAGCCATGTATCTGCTGTTTGGCTGGTTAACAACTGAACAAAAACATACGGATCATATTCAACTGCTTTTGACGAAAAATCTATGA
- a CDS encoding Rieske (2Fe-2S) protein: MNQEKTKTEPENDSRREFMMNMSLGLGGLAAIAVSIPVAGALLAPLLEDKPEVWRAVGSAENFPIGSTQLVKFENADPKAWAGTTAHTAAWLRRESTDKFIAFSANCTHLGCPVRWEAEAKLFMCPCHGGVYYHDGSVAAGPPPIALRQYAVRVADGQVQIGTAPIPITNFSDGQKT, translated from the coding sequence ATGAATCAGGAGAAGACGAAGACTGAGCCCGAAAACGATAGCCGCCGGGAGTTTATGATGAACATGAGCCTCGGCCTGGGTGGCCTGGCAGCCATAGCGGTTAGTATACCGGTGGCAGGGGCACTGCTGGCCCCGTTGCTCGAAGACAAGCCCGAAGTCTGGCGAGCCGTGGGTTCGGCAGAAAATTTTCCAATAGGCTCTACTCAACTGGTTAAGTTCGAAAATGCCGATCCAAAAGCCTGGGCAGGAACTACGGCCCACACAGCCGCATGGCTCCGGCGCGAATCGACCGATAAATTCATTGCCTTTTCGGCGAATTGTACCCATCTGGGTTGCCCGGTGCGCTGGGAAGCGGAGGCTAAACTGTTTATGTGTCCCTGCCACGGGGGCGTTTATTATCATGATGGGTCTGTGGCTGCGGGGCCACCTCCTATTGCCTTACGTCAGTATGCAGTTCGGGTGGCCGATGGCCAGGTGCAGATCGGAACAGCGCCTATTCCTATTACCAACTTCAGCGATGGACAGAAAACATGA
- a CDS encoding cytochrome b N-terminal domain-containing protein, translating into MSLLRKIANWFDDRTGFSETILPVMRHPVPPGAKWAYVFGSATLFCFVLQVVTGVGLSLLYQPSSDSAFQSLQFITSQAAFGKVLRGIHFFGASGMIILVGIHMIRVYITASYKYPREMSWISGVFLLFLTIAMGFTGQLLRWDSNGVWSSVVAAQNLGRVPLIGTALARLLLGGDTIGAQSLSRFFSFHVFLFPALIFLFVGFHLYLVIRNGISEPPKAGRLVDPKTYRKWYDDMLKREGVPFWPNAAWRDALFSSLVILAIVGFAILIGPPPLTQPPDPSIINTSPEPDWYMLPIFALFALLPPATESYLIFFGPIVGVLALLVLPFISNRGERSPIRRPWAVFGVVCVVVAVGSLLYIGNRAPWSPQFETKPLAQSVRFRDPKLERGASLFYKKGCQYCHRIDGHGGITGPELSRIGRTWNPDQLKVQIVNGSDEMPAYGGMLTKAELNDLVTFLSSRK; encoded by the coding sequence ATGAGCCTACTCCGAAAAATAGCGAACTGGTTCGACGACCGAACGGGATTTTCTGAGACGATACTGCCCGTGATGCGGCATCCTGTACCGCCGGGTGCTAAGTGGGCCTATGTGTTTGGGAGTGCTACGCTATTTTGCTTTGTTCTTCAGGTCGTAACGGGTGTTGGGCTGTCATTGCTCTACCAACCCTCATCCGATTCGGCCTTTCAGTCGCTTCAGTTTATTACCAGCCAGGCTGCTTTCGGGAAAGTGCTACGGGGCATTCATTTCTTCGGCGCATCGGGCATGATTATTCTGGTGGGCATCCATATGATTCGGGTCTACATTACGGCTTCCTATAAATACCCGCGCGAAATGAGCTGGATCAGTGGCGTTTTTCTGCTCTTTCTGACCATTGCCATGGGGTTTACGGGGCAACTGCTGCGCTGGGATTCCAACGGCGTATGGTCGTCGGTAGTGGCAGCTCAGAATTTAGGGCGTGTGCCGCTGATCGGTACGGCTCTCGCCCGGCTACTGTTGGGGGGCGATACCATTGGGGCGCAATCGCTCAGCCGCTTTTTTTCGTTTCATGTGTTTCTGTTCCCGGCGCTTATTTTTCTGTTTGTCGGCTTTCATCTGTATCTGGTTATTCGCAACGGCATTTCAGAGCCACCAAAAGCAGGCAGGCTGGTCGATCCAAAAACGTACCGGAAATGGTATGACGATATGCTGAAACGAGAGGGGGTGCCGTTCTGGCCTAATGCGGCCTGGCGCGACGCGCTGTTCAGTTCACTGGTAATTCTGGCCATTGTGGGGTTCGCTATACTGATTGGGCCACCTCCGCTGACGCAGCCGCCCGATCCGTCTATTATCAATACCTCGCCGGAGCCCGATTGGTACATGCTTCCTATTTTTGCGCTGTTTGCGCTGTTGCCACCGGCTACGGAATCATATCTGATTTTCTTCGGTCCCATAGTAGGAGTGCTGGCATTGCTGGTCTTGCCGTTTATATCGAATCGGGGCGAACGAAGCCCCATCCGTCGGCCCTGGGCTGTGTTTGGGGTCGTTTGTGTAGTGGTTGCCGTGGGTAGTCTGCTTTATATCGGTAATCGGGCGCCCTGGTCACCGCAGTTTGAAACCAAACCCCTTGCTCAGTCTGTTCGTTTTCGCGACCCGAAACTCGAACGGGGGGCATCATTATTTTACAAAAAAGGGTGCCAGTACTGCCACCGCATCGATGGTCATGGCGGAATAACGGGGCCCGAACTGAGCCGGATTGGTCGAACCTGGAATCCTGACCAACTTAAAGTCCAGATCGTGAACGGAAGCGACGAAATGCCAGCCTATGGCGGTATGCTGACAAAAGCCGAACTGAATGATCTGGTTACGTTTCTTTCATCGAGGAAGTAA
- a CDS encoding glucosidase: MTAEQIRLQNPAWRQWGSYVSDRQWGTVREDYSPNGDHWSYTTHSMARSYAYRWGEEGIAGFCDNKQQLCLALALWNGQDSMLKERYFGLSNPEGNHGEDVKEVYFYLDATPTHSYQKLLYKYPQRAFPYEQLVDENAQRSLQVGEFELLDTGIFDDDRYFDVFVEYAKADPQDILMRITVWNRGPEAAPIHLLPTLWFRNTWRWNNTPNAQRPILRAQPGGSVQINHSDLGQYVIYADGCPHWLFCENETNVERLYASDNTTPYPKDGINDYLLHGLQTVNPEQKGTKTVAQYKRMIEAGSSTTIQIRLRSENIKLPFNDFDDILQQRKQEADEFYAAIHPAKATDNEKYIQRLALSGMIWNKQFYYYNIWRWLNGDPGQPSPPPERWNGRNHTWLHLINEDIIAMPDKWEYPWYAAWDLAFHSVTFALIDPEFAKNQLLLLTNEWCMNPDGQLPSFEGTFSDVNPPVHAWAAYRIVQIEQQQGQKNADLGFLRTMFEKLMLNFTWWVNRKDHSGNNIFAGGFLGLDNIGVFDRDTSLPNGEHLEQADATSWMGMFALNMMRIALELSQHHEGYTDLAIKFFDHFLFIQRSINQMGKGPQGLWDKEDAFFYDQIRNNNGEVKKLRVRTLVGLFPLYGVEALDEHLLSSAFLDRIHWFEQHRPSWSDLINHYLSPATQPIGQPSKRLLSLVDEAQFKALMVRMLDETEFLSGHGIRSVSRVYRDHPYEFSLSDMQLEFRYAPAESDIHIAAGNSNWRGPVWMPVNYLMVDRLLHYYQYYGNDFRIECPVGSGQMRNLKEIAQELTHRLIALFIPDANGQRPIAGSHPKWQDEHFKPYPQFYEYFNGDNGQGLGASHQTGWTGLVADLIRRKYTDLKKN, encoded by the coding sequence ATGACTGCAGAACAAATCCGTTTACAGAATCCGGCCTGGCGGCAGTGGGGATCGTACGTTTCTGATCGCCAATGGGGCACCGTACGTGAAGACTATAGCCCCAATGGAGACCACTGGAGCTATACAACCCACAGCATGGCCCGCAGCTATGCCTACCGCTGGGGCGAAGAAGGCATAGCGGGCTTTTGCGACAACAAGCAGCAGCTATGCCTGGCGCTGGCACTCTGGAACGGTCAGGATTCGATGCTGAAAGAACGCTATTTCGGTCTGTCGAACCCGGAAGGCAATCATGGCGAAGATGTGAAAGAGGTCTATTTCTACCTGGATGCCACCCCCACACACTCCTACCAGAAATTGCTCTATAAATATCCGCAACGGGCCTTCCCCTACGAACAGCTGGTTGACGAAAACGCCCAACGGAGCTTGCAGGTCGGCGAATTTGAACTGCTCGATACGGGTATTTTCGACGACGACCGTTATTTCGATGTGTTCGTCGAGTATGCCAAGGCTGATCCGCAGGATATTCTGATGCGCATTACGGTCTGGAACCGAGGCCCCGAAGCGGCTCCAATTCATCTGTTGCCAACGTTATGGTTTCGAAATACCTGGCGCTGGAACAATACCCCAAACGCGCAACGGCCAATCCTAAGGGCACAACCCGGCGGCTCAGTCCAAATCAATCATTCCGATCTGGGGCAATACGTAATCTACGCCGATGGTTGCCCCCACTGGCTCTTCTGCGAAAACGAAACCAATGTTGAGCGGCTTTACGCCAGTGACAACACTACGCCATATCCTAAAGATGGTATTAATGATTATCTGCTGCATGGTTTACAAACCGTTAATCCCGAGCAAAAAGGAACAAAAACAGTTGCTCAGTATAAGCGAATGATTGAAGCGGGTAGCTCAACCACCATTCAGATCAGGCTCCGTTCCGAAAACATCAAGTTGCCTTTCAACGATTTCGACGACATCCTACAACAGCGCAAACAGGAAGCCGACGAGTTTTATGCAGCTATTCATCCGGCAAAAGCGACCGACAATGAAAAATATATTCAGCGGCTGGCGCTTAGTGGTATGATCTGGAATAAGCAGTTTTACTATTACAACATCTGGCGCTGGCTCAACGGCGATCCAGGACAGCCGTCGCCCCCACCCGAACGCTGGAACGGACGGAACCATACCTGGCTGCACCTGATCAACGAAGACATTATTGCCATGCCCGACAAATGGGAGTATCCGTGGTATGCCGCCTGGGATCTGGCTTTCCATAGTGTCACGTTTGCGCTGATCGACCCGGAGTTTGCCAAAAATCAGCTCCTGCTGCTAACGAACGAATGGTGTATGAACCCTGACGGGCAACTGCCATCGTTTGAGGGAACGTTCAGCGATGTGAATCCGCCTGTGCATGCCTGGGCTGCTTATCGGATTGTTCAGATCGAACAGCAACAGGGGCAAAAAAACGCCGATTTAGGCTTTCTGCGGACAATGTTCGAAAAACTCATGCTCAATTTCACGTGGTGGGTAAACCGGAAAGATCATTCGGGCAACAACATTTTTGCGGGGGGCTTTCTGGGACTGGACAATATTGGCGTTTTTGACCGCGATACGAGTTTACCCAACGGAGAACATCTCGAACAGGCCGATGCTACTAGCTGGATGGGTATGTTTGCGCTCAACATGATGCGGATTGCACTGGAACTTAGCCAGCACCACGAAGGCTACACCGACCTGGCCATCAAGTTCTTCGACCATTTTCTGTTCATTCAGCGGTCCATCAATCAAATGGGCAAAGGGCCACAGGGGCTTTGGGATAAGGAGGATGCTTTTTTCTACGACCAGATTCGAAACAACAATGGCGAGGTAAAGAAACTACGGGTTCGAACGCTGGTTGGTTTGTTTCCGCTCTATGGTGTCGAAGCACTGGATGAGCACCTACTGAGTTCGGCGTTTCTGGATCGGATTCACTGGTTTGAACAACATCGCCCGTCGTGGAGCGATCTGATCAATCACTACCTGAGCCCAGCAACACAACCGATAGGGCAACCCTCAAAACGACTGCTAAGTTTGGTCGATGAAGCCCAGTTTAAAGCGCTTATGGTTCGAATGCTCGATGAAACCGAATTCCTGAGCGGCCACGGCATTCGGTCGGTATCGCGGGTCTACCGCGATCATCCCTACGAATTTTCCTTATCAGACATGCAACTGGAATTTCGGTATGCGCCTGCCGAAAGCGATATTCACATTGCGGCTGGAAACAGCAACTGGCGTGGTCCGGTCTGGATGCCTGTCAACTACCTGATGGTCGATCGGCTGTTGCATTATTATCAGTACTACGGCAATGATTTCCGGATCGAATGTCCGGTTGGTTCGGGACAAATGCGGAACCTGAAAGAAATAGCACAGGAGCTAACGCATCGACTCATTGCCTTGTTCATCCCCGACGCCAATGGTCAGCGGCCGATAGCGGGAAGCCATCCAAAATGGCAGGACGAACATTTCAAACCCTATCCTCAGTTCTACGAGTATTTCAATGGCGACAACGGACAGGGTCTGGGGGCATCGCACCAAACTGGCTGGACAGGCCTGGTTGCCGACCTCATCCGCCGAAAATATACAGACTTGAAAAAGAATTAG
- a CDS encoding acetylxylan esterase, which produces MYRFLVCLLTSLVALNVVCAQTTEPVYNYEEEKVGAYILPDPLLNQNGKRVTDKAGWERRRAELLQLFAENVYGQTPKQQVKLQFKTVSTDPNALNGLAVRKQVAISFVEYPQLPPIEVLLYTPKSAKKAVPVFLGLNFCGNHCVTMEADIPLSTQWMYNAQDGTALNNRATEKARGSQARRWPIDMIVKHGYGVATAYYGDIEPDYPQGWRSGIRSVLGDTTRANNWGAIGAWAWGMSRIVDYLMTDPAVDPKRIISIGHSRIGKAALWAGAQDKRFAAVVANEAGEGGSALARRWYGETVERINTAFPHWFCANYKTFNKRVANLPVDQHELLALVAPRPLYVASAEEDRWSDPKGEFLSAVAAGPVYRLYGKTGIGTTTFPTVNQPVGHTVRYHIRTGKHDVTNYDWEQYLQLADELVK; this is translated from the coding sequence ATGTATCGATTTCTGGTTTGCTTACTGACGAGTTTGGTTGCCCTCAATGTTGTTTGTGCGCAAACAACCGAACCTGTTTACAATTATGAGGAAGAAAAGGTTGGGGCGTATATTTTGCCTGACCCGCTACTGAATCAGAACGGCAAGCGTGTGACCGACAAAGCTGGCTGGGAGCGTCGTCGGGCCGAGCTACTTCAGCTATTTGCCGAAAATGTGTACGGGCAAACGCCCAAACAGCAAGTCAAACTTCAATTTAAAACGGTTAGTACCGATCCGAATGCATTGAATGGACTAGCGGTTCGGAAGCAGGTAGCGATTTCGTTCGTCGAGTATCCGCAGCTACCGCCCATTGAGGTCTTGCTCTATACGCCAAAGTCGGCGAAAAAAGCAGTTCCGGTTTTTCTGGGTCTGAATTTTTGTGGCAATCACTGTGTAACGATGGAGGCCGATATTCCGCTCTCGACGCAGTGGATGTATAACGCACAAGACGGAACGGCTCTGAACAACCGAGCCACCGAAAAAGCGCGGGGCAGTCAGGCTCGGCGTTGGCCCATCGACATGATTGTGAAACACGGATATGGCGTGGCTACGGCCTATTATGGCGATATTGAACCCGATTATCCGCAGGGCTGGCGTTCTGGTATCCGATCGGTGCTTGGCGATACAACCCGCGCCAACAACTGGGGTGCCATTGGTGCCTGGGCCTGGGGCATGAGCCGTATTGTCGATTATCTGATGACTGATCCGGCGGTCGATCCGAAGCGAATTATTTCGATTGGTCATTCCCGAATCGGGAAAGCAGCTTTATGGGCCGGTGCGCAGGATAAGCGTTTTGCGGCAGTGGTGGCTAATGAAGCAGGAGAAGGCGGTTCGGCACTGGCGCGTCGCTGGTATGGCGAAACTGTTGAGCGAATCAATACCGCTTTTCCGCACTGGTTCTGTGCTAACTACAAAACATTCAATAAGCGTGTGGCCAATTTGCCAGTGGATCAGCATGAGTTGCTGGCTTTGGTAGCGCCCCGTCCGCTCTATGTAGCCAGTGCCGAAGAAGATCGCTGGTCGGACCCCAAAGGGGAGTTTCTAAGCGCCGTTGCCGCCGGACCTGTCTATCGTCTGTATGGAAAAACGGGTATAGGAACAACTACGTTTCCAACTGTCAATCAACCCGTAGGGCATACGGTTCGCTACCATATCCGAACCGGCAAGCACGACGTTACCAACTACGATTGGGAACAATATCTGCAGTTGGCAGATGAATTAGTGAAGTAG
- a CDS encoding universal stress protein, with translation MKTILVPVDFSKNSENALHFAINLSQKLQAQLILFHSFHTFHSNAYGSAKSFDKDALFAKNYSDQELKELYDNAGIVAFSEPEYISSQNELRDEILRLVAEKNVDLIVMGTQGSGNRLEGQIFGTNTSWVVEKAPCPVITTHENLQLETLSNIVYATDYMSGDCANLQKLAQIAQAFSAHITVIHIAKEESAEALTALNNFEQRVKAETGLSNLSFNLLKGNNVEKSLEQYLADNQVDLLVLSAHHHTLTEKLLGKSVTKNMTLYTDISLMIFHQKAN, from the coding sequence ATGAAAACAATCCTAGTTCCGGTCGATTTTTCAAAAAACTCAGAAAACGCTCTGCATTTTGCTATTAACCTGTCACAGAAACTCCAGGCCCAACTCATTCTTTTTCACTCATTCCATACGTTTCATTCAAACGCTTATGGATCGGCTAAATCGTTTGATAAGGACGCGCTGTTTGCAAAAAATTATTCTGATCAGGAATTAAAAGAACTGTATGATAACGCCGGTATCGTGGCTTTCTCTGAGCCTGAGTATATAAGCTCCCAAAACGAGTTACGCGACGAAATACTACGGCTGGTGGCTGAAAAAAATGTCGATCTTATTGTGATGGGAACACAGGGATCGGGAAACCGGCTGGAAGGGCAAATTTTTGGTACCAATACCTCATGGGTGGTCGAAAAAGCGCCCTGTCCTGTCATAACCACCCACGAAAACCTGCAACTGGAAACGCTTAGCAACATAGTGTATGCCACCGATTATATGTCGGGAGATTGTGCCAATCTGCAAAAGCTGGCACAGATTGCCCAGGCATTTAGCGCGCATATTACGGTTATTCACATTGCCAAAGAAGAATCGGCGGAGGCCCTAACAGCACTGAACAATTTTGAGCAGCGGGTAAAAGCAGAAACCGGGCTTTCTAACCTTAGTTTCAACCTATTGAAAGGCAATAACGTTGAAAAAAGCCTGGAGCAATATCTGGCAGACAATCAGGTCGATCTGCTGGTACTGTCGGCCCACCACCATACCTTAACCGAAAAGCTCCTTGGCAAAAGTGTTACAAAGAACATGACACTCTATACCGACATTTCGCTGATGATTTTCCATCAGAAAGCTAACTAA